A stretch of DNA from Thunnus thynnus chromosome 16, fThuThy2.1, whole genome shotgun sequence:
TTTGTGCCTGAAGCTGAAACTGTAGTCAAAGTAACTGAATGCTGGGATGAATATTTAGCTGACAATGATGGGGCACCTAGTTCTGACCTGGTATTTACCTCCCTTCTTGCAAACACTGAAAACCTTACATTTAGCGGGCAACACGATACACAAACTGGCTGGCACTTTCCTGCAGGACCAGGCCTAGCAGACGAAGTGCAGTGCCCGCTGTGGCAATTTCCTGCCGTGAGCTATTATCCTCCAGCTGAGCTGACAATGCCCTTTGAAGGTGAGAGTCTGATATCTCCCTTTACTTTCATTACatgctcatttttgtttttctcaactGTAGTAATTCTGCTGTAGTTAGATTCGTCCACACTCTTCAGTAGCTTAGTATCCAGTGGTTAATTTGCACagacttgtttgtgtgtgcttgtcttcCAACCAGTAATGTGGAGAGTATGGGAGGAGATGGATGAGAGTGCCACTGAAGCAAGGCCTGCCCTGATACCCTTCCCATCCACAAAGGCCTCGATGGACTTCACTATCATGTCCTACAACATCCTGGCTCAAGACCTGCTGGAGGCCAACCAGGATCTGTACACACACTGCCCCCTGGAGGTGCTGGACTGGAGCTACCGCTGCAGCCTTCTCTTAAAGGAAATTGAGAAATGGGCACCAGATGTGAGTCAAATGACGACTGATTCAAAGTAAACTATGAATGTAGAAATTAATTCTAATCTTTAGGATTCCACTAATGAgttgtttgtgtgctttgtgtAGATTCTGTGTCTCCAAGAGGTTCAGGAGAACCACTATCATGAACAACTGTATCCAGTCCTGACTCAGATGGGTAGGTCATCTGAGACAAAACAGTCCTGTTGGAAGATGTTATGACAAAGACATCAAATAAATTGTCTTCCTGTTGTTGCCCCAGGCTACACCTGTGTGTACAAGCGGCGTACAGGCACCAAGACAGATGGCTGTGCTACTTGCTATCGCAGCAGTCTCTTTTCTGAGGTATCAGTCATCCCGCTGGAGTTCTTCAGGCCTGACGTGGAGCTCCTGAACCGGCACAATGTGGGCATTGTTTTGCTGCTTCGGCCAGTGGTCCCCCAGGAGTCACAGGTCAAGGTGACGGGCCCACTTTTCTGTGTGGCCAACACGCACCTGCTCTTCAACCCCAGGAGGGGTGACGTAAAGCTGGCTCAGCTAGCTATGATGCTGGCAGAAGTCCACCGTGTGGTCAAGTCCTGCAAGGCTAAAGGCGAACACTGTAATGTTATACTGTGTGGGGACTTTAACTCTGTCCCCCACATGCCTCTGTACCAGTTTATCACCACCGGTGAGCTCTACTACCAGGGTCTACCAGCATGGATGGTGAGACTGACACTACAAAGGATAACTGACTATAATCAATACCTGGCATGTTAGCTGGAAAATATCTAGCTGCTCCCACATGATTGTGTGTGGACATGTTTGAAATAGATACATTTGGCTCAGGATTTCTGCAATGATGCAGTGACCTCTGTAACCATGTATGTATTTATCAATATCCAACAGATATCAGGTCAAGAGGATTTGTCATACAAGGCCAATTGCCACAGACTGTTTGCTCCTCTGTGGCCCAGCTGTCTGGCAATCAGTGACAACTGCCAGTACACTACAGTCGAGGAGATGAATGAGAGTCAGAGTCAGGTATTAGGTCAGTGTTTGAAGTTGGAGCATGTTTTGTACATACTGTCATTTTTGCAATCTAGATCCAAGGTGTAAATTTCAGATTTGTGTTTCAGTTCCTCTCTCACACTTCCTGTCTTAATATTTGTTCGTCTCGTGTAGGGACACGTCAGTACAGCCATGACTTCATGCTGTGGCTGCGCTACTGTCCAGATGCATATGTCCGTCCGCCTGACTTGCAGCAGATCCCAGGCGTGACTGACAACACACCAGGTAGCAGAAAGCACAACACAGTCATCAGCTTTTCTCCTATTTATGGAACCAGATTTCTACACAGAAATGGTTTGAATCTCTGAATTTTCTTTGTTATTGTGTGCAGATGCTTCAATGAGAAACCAGCCTTTTGTTAGAAGGTCAGTTGATATGTCATTTGAAGGTTTCTGCTTCTTATTGTCAGACATTGCATGCACAGATGAATAGAATCTGATGGTAATTCAGTGTCACTATAGCAAACTGAGAGACCATAAACAATAAATGTTAAAGCCACTATAATTAACAAATAGGAATTCTTTATTATCTCAGTCTAATCATTCAACCATTTTGCATGTCACCTTATGATGTACAATACAGGAATGCATATAGAAaggtggagaaaaaaagcagGTTAGTGGAAATCAGATGTGATAGCAGTGATTGAGTTTGTGTGTCACAGGTTCGGACACACCATCAGTCACCGGTTAGACCTGGAGTCGGTCTATAAACACACTCTCCCAGGCTCTGGTAACTCAGAAGTCACGACTCTGCACTCTGAAGTAGGAGCTACTGTCGACTACATCTTCTATTCCCCAAAACGCATCTCACCCTCTGATCAAAGAGGTAAAAAACGGGACAGtatgtttaacattttacagCTCTGAATTAATCATTTGCTTCTGTAAATAACTAATGTGGggatttttctctttcttttccttagCTGGTGGCGACTTCGTGAATAAAGGTCTGAAGTTGATTAGTTGTCTCTCCCTCCTATCAGAGGACGTCTTATGGTCAATGAAAGGCCTTCCCAACCACATATTCCCATCTGACCATCTCAGTCTTCTGGCCAAATTCCAGCTGGACCTGAACGCTGCATGAGAGAAAAGACTGCGGATGAACTGAACGAGATGGACGTGAGAGGATAAGCATGTTTCTGTTCAAATGATTCGGTTCTTGCTCTGTACacatttggtttttgttttggttaGTATGGATACCATTATTTGCGGTTCAATCCTGGCAACAGAGGATAATAGTTTTCTAACTAAATGGGACGTTCACATTTTTGTTCAAAAGAGCCAGGAAAATAACAAGCGCCAATGTTCAACCCTGTTCCACATGGTTTGCATCGGATAAATGGTGCAGAACTATGACTACGATATGACAAATCTTATAATTGATGATGTAATAGTATTAAAGTCGAGGATTGACTCTTAGTGGTGCGATAATGCACTCActtgtttattttgctgttgacagcttctgtcacattttaattttattttaaacctAATTTTGAAATGAGAATTGCATTTCTCCGATTATGAGTCAGTtctattttttcaaaaatatactgaataaatattttGCATTAATTTGTGACTCTGTTGTGATTTTGCTCCTTACAGAAAGAACAAATCATATCTCTGGGCTTTGAAAAGTAATTTATAGTTCTTTCCTGGATTCATGATGTAGCAAGTTAAGTGCATCTGTTAGCATTAAAGCCTGCAGTTTGTGTCTGGCTCCCTGCGTGTATCCCGCCTGCTCCTGTGCTGAGATTGTGACCTGAATGTTGGCTCTCTGCCCCTCCCATCCCACTGCACTTAGGCACTCAGTCAGGGAGAAGATGTCTCTGCgtgcgtgtgggtgtgtgcgtgtgtctggtTGATGCATGAATGAATAATTCATTTAGATAGTTGAGTGTTCATGCATGATGGGCTTAGTAAGAGAGCTTTGTGTTATGTGTGGGCTATAGAATGTCTGCGAAGGTGATTCCCAACAGTAGGATGTCTGTCACCCATTGTCAGTGGGCCCTTCAGTgagttgttttaatgtgttttcaatataatacagtCAGATGCGagttaaaaacttttaatataTCAAGGAATCAGGTTGTGTGCATTTATTCCCCCTGTGGCATCGAATGTATGCAAGTAAAGGAAGTGGGTCAGTAGGTTTCTCTCCAAATAGGACATGCCTTCTGTTTCTATCTTACAAACACTAGTAGACAAAGTGTTTGACATCTGGAATCCACTGGAAGGGAGGATAGGGAGTTTGTTTATCTTTCTCATGACTCTTCTATCTTCATAATTCACCAAGGTAACTGCcataacattaacaaacacttaTTCTAAGGAGCTCACTTGCACAAATGACACCACTATCTCCTTCAACTGCTGTATTGCAGTACTAAGATCACAGTATTCTTACTGTACCTGACATACAGCCCATATGTGACCTTCGGCTCATTGCTGACTGGTATCATTGAATGCAGCAGCCATTAAGCTTTATTAGCTGATTGCTGCTGATGAAGTGGACTTTGGTGGACTTTAATCCATTAAACAGTAAACTGATCATGAGAGCAGCACACTATCGCTTTTATTTACATGGCTGTGGCAAATCCTGGTAATGCTTCAACattcaaattttaaatgaaacGTGGTGGATATTAAATCTGTCCCACTTGGTCTGACTTGTGCTGTAAGTCTCAGCTGCACTCAGACGGTTACGCTTCCCTTTTATAGTGTTGTTGGTGTCAAGTTTCCTTTTTGTAAACTTGGGTAGTTTTTGGTGATCTCCTTACTCTGCTCTCGTTATCGTTTACCTCGGTGTCAGTCAAAAACTGCCCTTCAGTTTTGGACGCCCTGTGCCCAGTTTGAacatttgtttgacagaaaactGGCACTTTACCCCAAAACAACTGATTACACATTACCAACTGTTTAATACTTAAATTGTATATTTCTTGGGATGACCACTACTCAAATAAGGTTtttgaaacaagaaaacaagactgTGTTGCCACAATCATAGTGAACCTTTATTGTGATCCTGTAAATCAACTTATGGTACGAAACAACTTGTGTTACAGAATATTGGAATGAAAACATACACCTACTGTACACTTAAAAATGTTGGCTGTGGCAAAGTATTCAGAACAGCGTGTTTTGAATATTAAGTGCTCTACTGGTGATCACCAACATTGACGAAgtataaaatgacacaaatcccaataaaaaagaaaaaaaatacaaaaagataaaagtgcTGTAAACAAACTTCTTTACACCTTAGCTCAAATGGAAGTCAGTTGCTTGGATACCACTTAAGGCAagtgaaatattggataaaGTTGCTACAAATAAAAGTTAGAAACAATGTATATAAAGCAGTTATACAGTACAATTAAACTGACTCAGTACTTTGCGTCTACATTAAATGCAGATGAGGTCAGTCAGCTGCGTTGTCATCAGTCATGttgataattatttttatattcagcaGCCAGAATAACTCCTGTTCCTCATATTATCACTCAACAGATGCTTTCATATTCTTACACTTAGCTATATTGTCTATTCAATCCCATATTCAGATAACTTATCACAGTCAACAGCATGCTAAACATGCTCGCCTCTGAGTATTGACGTCTCAAACTTTATTTCATAGTAATTAAAGAAGAGCAGAGATTACACTGCTTTGTGTTCAGTTAGGCAATGACTATAATAGATTGGAtataaaaaaagtgttttcttttctttgagtTTTCATACAAGGCACAACGGTAGTTTGCAAACTAGTCACTACACAAGCAATTGCTGCCCAGCAAGAGCCTAAGTGgatttaaaattacattacatgtatTTGCACACTTACAGTATAACGATACAGATTGCTGACGAGCCTTAAGAGCTTCTGTTAAACATAATAACACCACAAAAATCTATGATATGTCCTGTAGCACATTTACACTGAGTGGTAGTCTTTCCCAGCTTTTGGGGAAGTTGAGTAgagttgttaaaaatgtttacaaATTACTGCACATTTGACcctctttttttatcatttgggAACATTGCCAGCACCAATTACTACGCACAGTAACTGCTCCAAAAAAAGCCTCTGACAACACAGACGGTGGGAGTCTGAATGCAAACGTTTGTTTTGGGACGAAAAGTTGCTGGTGACCTATTCAACATTGCATCCTGTGAATAGGCCAGTGGTGGCCTTGTGAAAAGCATGAGTGGTACCTTGTTGTAACTTCACAAACTAAAAATTCTTCCTCAGACTCGAATCTGATAACCGTTCATGTCTCCAGATGCTTTCTGTTCCAAAGCCTTCTTCTCTCCGGAGGGGCTGaaaccaaagaaacaaaaatacgAGACAACAGTTTTATTCACATAAGAAGGAAACTGTGACTAATTCATAAACTACTTCTGCTTTGCCTTAGATCACAAGACAGCTGTAGGCCAAATATTTTCCACTGACAACAAAGATTTCCCATCAACAGCTATGGTGCCTGTATTTttggtgaaaaacaaaatcatgtaGAGCACATGATGAATCATACCGTCTCTCAACACGGCTGATCCTGCGCAAGGGGCTGCTTGGTCCTCTGAGGGGTGAACCCATGCTGTTCCTCCTGTCTTTGGTGGGAGAGGGAGGTGCAGGTTTTCctatctgcaaaaaaaaaaacaatacacaaaaaAGACAATCTTAATCAGGTTTTCAATCACTTTAAAACATCACACGAGTGAGCTGAACTATGCTTATGTCGTCACTGTATGGTGTCAGTGGCTAAAATTTGTCTGTGTCTTCTATGTGATTGCGCAGAGCACTCAATGTAAACGATCGGCTATTGATGGATTGAGCCGGCCATGCATGAAGCACGACAGAGCAGAGTCGAGCCATCACATTAGTTTTATTACACACAGAGCTCGACATCAAGGCCGCTTTCATTATGTTAGCATGAGAGGTGATGAGAGAGATCGTTTGAGAGAAATAGCTCCTCAGATAGCAGGTCAACTCAGTGTCACCATGCTTGAAGAAACAGCACGTCAAAGGAAATCTAATACGCAGTCAGGAAGGGTAGTCCATCTGCTGAGGACTAATTATATTTCTCGCGATTGTTTTTCATCCCGCAAGAGATTCATTGGCTTGTACTGGTGTCAGCAGCTAAGTGAGACTTCAGATACTTAAATACTATTTGTCCGAACAACCCCTGCACTGTACCTTCAGCCTCATGTCTCGAGTGTGTCTCTCCAGCTCCTTCCGCAGCTCCTCCTTTGTCAGTTTGTCCACATCTAGTATCGAGTGTTTCCATTCTATCTGCTCCACGCTATGAGGGTCGTGGGACACGTACTGGCCGATCTTGACCTTTCGCAGGGTGTGCCAGTAACCCTTGTAGGCTCCTTCGTATTCCTGCACCAAGTCCATCAGTGTACGGAACTCCAGGGGCTTGAACATGAGGTCCTCCCTCCGGCTCATGCCCAGCGCGCCGAAGCGTCCCCCGCTGTGAACTCCCAGCACGATGTGGTGGAAGAAGTTTCCTGAGAAATGAGACTTAAAGCTGAGGGGGAAGCGCTCCACACCTGGCATGTTGTTGGTGAGGTAACTGTACCAAGCTCGGTCAAGGAGCAAATAGAGAAAATCGTGAGCAAATTTGGGGAATACAATGTGTGGTAAATCTGCCGAAAAGAACACATTTCTCATCACCACTTCTGTTTGGTGCACATGTTAAAAAAAGCTGCCTCTACATAGCTGTTGTTGTAGGTTTTATGATCATGCAAACCTACAACAATTCAATATGAAGACATCATAGCACCTAAAATGTCATGCAACATAATATGCTGCTGTAAAGATACATCCCCAGGATCACCGCCTCCAGGCATTTGATTGGCAGAGCTTCACGTGTCATCTCCTTAGCGATGTCCATCAACCTGTGCGGAAAATTTGAACAAGAGCGTACCACTGTTACTCTGTTTCTGTGACAAAAAAGCACACCGCTGAATGCACTACAAATGACATGAACACACTGTTATTGATCACTTagtcaaatgaaaaacagtttcCATGAGCCAGGGAGATAAATTATGTGCTACTAAATCTAATAAAGTGAGGTCAGGAAAAGTACAGTACGTTCCAGGCCTCCGCTGGCAACGCAGATCTTGTCTAGCTTTTTATCGTCTGTTCCTACTCACAAAGCCCTGAAGTAAAGCAGAAATACAGCGGATCCACATGCATCAGGCATCAGGCTAAACCATAAAAAATCAACGAACATTGTTCCTGACATCCTGTGACTACTGCCATAAGGCTTTGCGAGTCTAACATCTCATTGTTGGACATTCAGATcttgaaacataaaaataaaaccacaagcCAAGCACAAACAATCAGTCCTTCGTTAAAAATAAAGGTTGCTCACGCAGTAAGAGGCCGGCTCTTCTTAATTTCAAAAAACTGTGTCCCGGTGTGATTGTACCTGCAGGATAGAGTTAAGGTCATAGCATAACGGAGCAACATGAAGTAACGTGAAACTGCCTTGGGAGAAGACTCTGCTGCATACAGTGAAGAGGTGAAACAACGACGTAGAGTTCTTTATAATATTCATAACTGGTTGGTTAATTATGGATGAAAATCATGCATTTGCTTAATATAGAATATAGTATCTACTGCTGCCTACTTTCTAATGCATGGCCCATATTTGTCAAACTGTGCCAAAACAATGGGTCAATGAGATGAGAGAAAAGGCAATCTGTTAGTATTATACTTCCATTATTTTCTAGTACTACTATTGACTCCATGAATCATCAAAGTAGTTTAAGGCAATAGGGAATGTTTTGGTGAATGACACACTAATCTACAAGGtgtaaattataaaacaaacttTCAAATATACTCAATATCGGCCACTTTTTCACCAACTTAGCCAAAGGATACTGTAATTCCCTGATGTATTTCTGTATGGCTTCCAGGCGCTGTGGGATAGTGGTGGTAGGTTGGTATGTAGGCACACTCGGTACTGGAATCTGTGGGACAGAGCATCCAAACAACTGCTTAACCATTATACAATCTCTATATTCACTCCAGCTGGAAAAGTactctttcttttcttgatCTCTGCGCTCTTCTCCATTCAGTGCAACTAAAGGCAAAATTATCCTAATTGCTCTTCAGCCACGCTcatgaaaatagaataaaaggtaccatttttcttcattttaaacatcTGTAGAGTGCAAACATACTTTGCATGACAGACTGGACAAAACATGCATTGTGTTTTACTGCTGGAATgacactgaaggaaaaaaacaaatcagcaaTAGTAATCATTTATAGTGGATTTAGAGGCATGTGGCTTTTAGTATGTTTGTCATGTGGGACAGCATAGTAGCACTGTAACTCAATATTTCCCCACAACACATGGGTGTAAATTGTTTCTCAACTATGTGTAAGCTGCAGGTGGATAGTGTGAAGTGCACAGTACAGAAGCAGATACTCCTGTCACGTGTAAATCAGCGGCAACTACATATTCAGAACTTTACCTTGGGTAGGTCAGTGGCGCCCCGGATCCCCTTCCCCAAAGCTTCACCATCAGGGTGGATTCGACCCACATGGCGCCACATCCTCTCCCAAGTCTCCTCATCCACCGGAAGGCCTCCTCTGTTAACATAGAAAGGCACCCCTCCATCCCTCATCTCTTCTTCGCCTtcatcctcctgctcctcatctctctcctccgtTGAGCCCTCAGTGGCCCTCAGCATCCCTCCTCTGCAAAGGAAGTCGACAGATTCCTGGCACAGAAATGTCCTGACTGATGCCTTGGACCTTTCACTGGTTAATCTGCTTGCAGGTTTAAGTAGGTTCCCACAACAGATGGCCAACTCATGACATCCAGCAGCTTATGGCACCAGTGTCTCAAAAAGGCTTCAAAGGTGGTGTCTTTACTGTAAAGGTGATCTGCTGTGAATAAAACGAACCTCTATAGTTGAAGCAGGTGAAATGATTTCAAGTtaatttttaactgtttttttcgAATATCCAATGACTTTGCAATATAACTCCTCAACACTTTGGGATGAATCTATTTGACTACAGGCCATTCAATAATCACATATTcaggtaaataaatatataaggTGAAATATCCATAGGATGTGTAGCCTCTTATAGTGGCGATATTGTTAGTGTTCGACAAGCAAACACAAGCCCGTTAATATAACGCTATCACTGCTATTGCAGTCTATAAGAGGATTGACTCTGCAGACAACAAAGTATTAGAAATTACTAACTCCCAGTACCGTTAGAGGTCATTCAATCCAGCAAATCAGTGTTGCTGTACAATCGCATCTCCCGACACTCCTTAGACGTCCAGTTCATCTCCGTTTCAGTAAATGATTTCCTTCCATGTCAGCCGGTTCATTGTTCGGGAAGATGCTCTTGGCTTCAGTGACTGCGGCTTGGATTCACGTCCAACGAGCCGCTCAGACAGACACTCCCAGACCTCCGTCGACTGCGCATGCTCTCTACTTAAGGGATGATCTCAGCTGTGACAAATGCTGCATTCAGGTGCTTTCCGTTACAAATACGCTTATCATATGTTGAAATACTGTAGGTTAGAAACTGTgccaaaatacacatttttgtctttgtttttatttactatCGCAGCGGTATAGTGTTTTATAACGTGCagagagaatgaagaaaaaaacacttcagatctttatttaaaaaataacaaataaattaaaaaaactaaatttgcAGAAACATTCTTACCATCAGTTTATATTCATTGTTGGTCTGATCTCAACGTCACATTAGACTGTTGTGTAGCTCTTTATAAACCTCTTCCCTCCCATTTCCACTTTGTTGAGCACTAAAACACCCTTCCACGGTAAAATGAACAATGAACCTAAAAATAggatatttaaaaagacagacgCTTGTAAACGCTACACAACTGTTAAAATACTAACATAACCCTAGGTTATCTTTTCCCATAGAAAAATAGCACCTTTGCTGATATGCCTCTACTCATTTGaggtgctgaaaaaaaaacaatgaaactgAAGACAATGTGCTCTGCaacaattcatttattcacttccAATAACCAAAGGTTACAACATTTTTATAAGAACAAAACTTAAAGTAATTAGCAGTTATATCAGAAATCCCCCCTTCTCTCCAAATCAAACTTCAAAACCGCCCAGTATCTTCAAtatacataaaaagaaaaaataatatttaacagGAAACTTCAGTCTATTTACAGGTCCAGCTCAGTTGGGAGAAAAATTAAAATCTTGGAGCACCATAGTCATCAGGCATCCGTTCAATATTGTACCTTTAttataaaaaggaagaaaagaaacagtcaGTATAACTGTGTTTTTGGTGATTCAGGagtaaaatttcacattttatacaaaaaaagcacacacacacacacacacacacacacacacacacacacacacacaatatatatatatttaaaacacagtttggGATATTGTTACCTGTGGTTTGAGATGTACATGATGGGCACTCCAGGGATCTTCCTGACCCTCCTCTTTAGATCTCTGTCCACAGTAGCCAGGATGTAACACTTGtgctgtgaaaatattttttaatactcTTTTAATGTGCATCTCCCTCTCAGTGCCAAAATATCACAGCGGCTATGTCCAAAGTCCCTCTCCGTTTactatatagtgcactatattaACCCtctgccattttatttgagtgtccgAATGCTGATTGTGTAAATATTACCACTATATAGTGCCCTCAAAAAGTCCACAATGGAATGAAAAAAAGTAGTGTCCATGGCATGTATACTACTTTCtactaacaatcccacaatgcaaagctccacattttaaaagatgtgaaaataaCTGTACAACTCTAAAGCTGATGGTGATGACGCAACTATGGTTATTATCACTATTGAGTGAACTATTTAGTGTCTATTATACAGTTCCATAGCAGTTTAACTGACATTGTTACATCCAGACTTCTGTCAAACCAGACCAAGCAAATACTGAAAAGCTTCTTTTATCTTGCCCCTAAATGTCCTTGTTGTATAATTATGGGATCAGTTGAATTACTGCTAACCATGCTAGCCTTTATAGCTGGCATTACTAAGCTAGTGTTAGCTGTTGGAGGCTAATGTGTTGCTTTTTAAGTAAAGCTAActgttaatttgtttgttttttgttgttgttcccCTTTGCCTTGGATTTTATCACattattgttttgcattatgatgtaatgtttacttGTGTGGACCCTAAGAAGAGTAGTTGCTACCTTGGTAGTGGCTAACAGGgatccaaataaaaaaataaaaaaatacagctaGACATTGAGTATTTTTGCTTTTACTCTTGTGGACTATTAGCATGTTTACTGAATTATTACTTTATATAGGAACTTTCTCTGgcagtatttttgtttcttaCTGTCATGAGGGACATTGTGACCAATTTTACAGCAAGTCTAATGAATCCAGTTTCCTTGTAACTCTTGTTTATAGTATCTTTCTCTAATTTGTGAGCACcatcatttaatttattgtccAATACTGTTTTCACAGTTGCTTTAAGTAAAAACTATAAAGACCAACTGCTGTCTTCAACcttttttgagtgtgtgtttagctCACTAGTGACAGAAGACAATGTGATAAATTTTAAAAGATGTGATACAGACCACCTGTGCTCCAGGGTCAGTCTGTGCATTATGCTCTTGGACTAATGTGTCAGTTTGGGCATGTAGTGCATTCTCTGCATATACAATTTTATACATGTTTCTGGACACACTTTGCAAGTATGACCCCAGATGACTTCCATCTGTAAACACATATTAACATGTgcattgttgtatttttgttttttgtgttcatAGCCCTTCATTGTTTGTAGATTCgtaattaacattattttttctttctttcccatGAACTGTCAGTGTGTATCTGTTGATCTGGGATGGAGAGCTGCTGCATACAATTGCCTTTACAGGGCTAAATAAAGTTgtagtgaaatgaaatgaattgaattgaatgtgGTACAGCCATTTGGTCATCACATAagatctaataataataataataatataagtaTGAAAACTTCTATGTCCTGTTTACAAGATATTTATGAGTAAGATGAATTCTAATAATATTGATTAGATGGACAGTTTTTACAATGCAGGCCTGTACACATTTACTTATGCCCTCTCAGATAATGAATAGCTTTCACTGTCATCTGTCTACTTTTCCATACAAAATATAAGTATTTTGTACTTAATATCACACATTCCACACAGCTACAACTAAACATTTAAGTATATTACCTGCGTTACCCTTTGGACCAAACAGTCATCAGCATATGTTCCCTTGTGTGTGCATGGCAGGCGCTCAAACCTTGGATCCTTGGCTATCCTGCAAAAACAAGGGAAAATGTCAATTTAAGATGAACCT
This window harbors:
- the vash1 gene encoding tubulinyl-Tyr carboxypeptidase 1, which gives rise to MLRATEGSTEERDEEQEDEGEEEMRDGGVPFYVNRGGLPVDEETWERMWRHVGRIHPDGEALGKGIRGATDLPKIPVPSVPTYQPTTTIPQRLEAIQKYIRELQYNHTGTQFFEIKKSRPLTALMDIAKEMTREALPIKCLEAVILGIYLTNNMPGVERFPLSFKSHFSGNFFHHIVLGVHSGGRFGALGMSRREDLMFKPLEFRTLMDLVQEYEGAYKGYWHTLRKVKIGQYVSHDPHSVEQIEWKHSILDVDKLTKEELRKELERHTRDMRLKIGKPAPPSPTKDRRNSMGSPLRGPSSPLRRISRVERRPSGEKKALEQKASGDMNGYQIRV
- the angel1 gene encoding protein angel homolog 1 isoform X2, translating into MIGILLFYGLYPLSRYLSSRPSDASKKGLPPAVVNGTAVWDAGAVTSRRFTQSRTTPLGQQLGPSSGSKGETKERMKEQSPVKQDDMRPDTDKEQLMAVLQGETKNEAKMSQVQSAVKLEETEIQEAQRQDKVETLKKEDTEIDHDRFYNKQNTEDGTNVASEDISPGLALGAQLESLQTEDSIQATTCPVQEKTEIQSTEESVTPAEESVQYITYPVTSVEESVQYITYPVTPAEESVQYTTYPVSPTMDSVQYITYPVTPVVESVQYATYPVTPAEESVQYTIYPVEEQIQIQSLEESVTPAEPSVQETTPLVQEQIQIPGAEEFVPEAETVVKVTECWDEYLADNDGAPSSDLVFTSLLANTENLTFSGQHDTQTGWHFPAGPGLADEVQCPLWQFPAVSYYPPAELTMPFEVMWRVWEEMDESATEARPALIPFPSTKASMDFTIMSYNILAQDLLEANQDLYTHCPLEVLDWSYRCSLLLKEIEKWAPDILCLQEVQENHYHEQLYPVLTQMGYTCVYKRRTGTKTDGCATCYRSSLFSEVSVIPLEFFRPDVELLNRHNVGIVLLLRPVVPQESQVKVTGPLFCVANTHLLFNPRRGDVKLAQLAMMLAEVHRVVKSCKAKGEHCNVILCGDFNSVPHMPLYQFITTGELYYQGLPAWMISGQEDLSYKANCHRLFAPLWPSCLAISDNCQYTTVEEMNESQSQVLGTRQYSHDFMLWLRYCPDAYVRPPDLQQIPGVTDNTPDASMRNQPFVRRFGHTISHRLDLESVYKHTLPGSGNSEVTTLHSEVGATVDYIFYSPKRISPSDQRAGGDFVNKGLKLISCLSLLSEDVLWSMKGLPNHIFPSDHLSLLAKFQLDLNAA
- the angel1 gene encoding protein angel homolog 1 isoform X1, with protein sequence MSFCYFLCGENGSAEQIMFCSAVLLVIAHGSVGWLAPVIERTPPPRDVRTSPCVNVLLCSSNASKKGLPPAVVNGTAVWDAGAVTSRRFTQSRTTPLGQQLGPSSGSKGETKERMKEQSPVKQDDMRPDTDKEQLMAVLQGETKNEAKMSQVQSAVKLEETEIQEAQRQDKVETLKKEDTEIDHDRFYNKQNTEDGTNVASEDISPGLALGAQLESLQTEDSIQATTCPVQEKTEIQSTEESVTPAEESVQYITYPVTSVEESVQYITYPVTPAEESVQYTTYPVSPTMDSVQYITYPVTPVVESVQYATYPVTPAEESVQYTIYPVEEQIQIQSLEESVTPAEPSVQETTPLVQEQIQIPGAEEFVPEAETVVKVTECWDEYLADNDGAPSSDLVFTSLLANTENLTFSGQHDTQTGWHFPAGPGLADEVQCPLWQFPAVSYYPPAELTMPFEVMWRVWEEMDESATEARPALIPFPSTKASMDFTIMSYNILAQDLLEANQDLYTHCPLEVLDWSYRCSLLLKEIEKWAPDILCLQEVQENHYHEQLYPVLTQMGYTCVYKRRTGTKTDGCATCYRSSLFSEVSVIPLEFFRPDVELLNRHNVGIVLLLRPVVPQESQVKVTGPLFCVANTHLLFNPRRGDVKLAQLAMMLAEVHRVVKSCKAKGEHCNVILCGDFNSVPHMPLYQFITTGELYYQGLPAWMISGQEDLSYKANCHRLFAPLWPSCLAISDNCQYTTVEEMNESQSQVLGTRQYSHDFMLWLRYCPDAYVRPPDLQQIPGVTDNTPDASMRNQPFVRRFGHTISHRLDLESVYKHTLPGSGNSEVTTLHSEVGATVDYIFYSPKRISPSDQRAGGDFVNKGLKLISCLSLLSEDVLWSMKGLPNHIFPSDHLSLLAKFQLDLNAA